A region of Vespula vulgaris chromosome 1, iyVesVulg1.1, whole genome shotgun sequence DNA encodes the following proteins:
- the LOC127066426 gene encoding exportin-7 isoform X6: MDHIQEVRQLELLCKQLYESQDSAHRAEAEKALVAFQNAPDTLTKCQLLLDRGDSAYAQLLAATTLTKLVSRSAQGLSLQQRLDIRNYVLNYLATQPKLPNFVIQALVALFARISKLGWFDSDKEEYVFRNVVGDVAKFLQGSVEHCMIGVQLLSQLTCEMNQISEADANRSLTKHRKIASSFRDTQLFEIFRLSCTLLSTARENCKNLNFNDEAQHGLIRQLLKLAQNCLTFDFIGTSTDESTDDLSTVQIPTSWRPAFLDFTSLKLFFDLYHSLPSSLSSLALSCLVQIASVRRSLFSNTERAKFLRHLVNGVKHILQNPQGLSDPGNYHEFCRLLSRLKSNFQLGELVLVEGYPEAIQLIAKFTVQSLQMWQFAPNSLHYLLTLWQRMVSSMPYVKAGDPHLLNTYTPEIANAYITSRLESVAVVVRERLEDPLDDLGVLHQQLEQVSVIGRCEYQKTCTVLVQLFDQAATTYQELMTQTASPTQQIDITIQEGQLTWLVYIIGGVIGGRVTFNSNEEYDAMDGELVCRVLQLMNLTDSRLAQGGCEKLELAMLSFFEQFRKIYVGDQVQKNSKVYRRLSDVLGLNDEAMVLSIFIRKIITNLKYWGRSEQIISKTLQLLNDLSVGYSCVRKLVKLEEVQFMLNNHTREHFPFLGNNVAVTEMRCRSMFYTSLGRLLMVDLGEDEERFHTFMLPLTAALESLGQLMGAADTPLFAAEEAKKALIGVARDLRGLAYAFTTKTSYMMLFDWIYPNYTPILLHAVELWHHEPQVTTPVLKLFAELVLNRSQRLQFDASSPNGILLFREASKVICSYGNHILNIEVPKDQIYPLKLKGISICFSMLKAALCGSYVNFGVFRLYGDEALDNALNTFVKLLLSIPQSDLLDYPKLSATYYVLLEYLAQDHMVFLSTLEPRVFLYILSSISEGLTALGAQKDSYTDCLKLLILFKLLVSIVVLHNYEVLLLRSMLYAFLHYRLE; encoded by the exons ATGGATCACATACAGGAAGTACGGCAGCTGGAATTGCTATGCAAGCAATTGTATGAGTCACAAGATTCTGCACATCGTGCTGAGGCTGAAAAAGCTCTTGTAGCATTTCAAAATGCACCAGATACGCTTACTAAGTGCCAGCTCCTTCTGGATCGTGGAGACTCAGCTTATGCTCAATTATTGGCTGCTACTACTTTAACAAAATTAGTCTCTCGGTCAGCACAAGGACTTAGTTTACAACAAAGGCTGGATATAc GGAATTATGTTCTTAATTACTTAGCAACACAACCAAAGCTTCCAAATTTTGTTATACAAGCTTTGGTTGCATTGTTTGCTAGGATATCAAAACTTGGCTGGTTTGATTCGGACAAAGAGGAATATGTTTTCAGAAATGTTGTTGGTGACGTAGCAAAATTTCTTCag GGATCAGTAGAGCACTGCATGATAGGTGTACAGTTGCTCTCACAATTAACATGTGAAATGAATCAAATATCAGAAGCTGATGCAAATAGGTCACTTACAAAGCATAGAAAAATTGCTAGTAGTTTCAGGGATACACagctttttgaaatatttaggCTGTCTTGTACTTTATTAAGTACAGCAcgagaaaattgtaaaaactTAAATTTTAATGACGAAGCACAG CATGGTCTGATTAGACAACTCCTAAAGCTTGCACAAAATTGTTTGACATTTGACTTCATTGGAACATCTACAGATGAAAGTACTGATGATTTAAGTACAGTACAGATACCAACAAGTTGGAGGCCTGCATTTTTGGATTTTACATCATTAAAGCTATTCTTTGATTTATACCACAGTCTGCCAAGCTCATTATCATCTTTAGCTTTGTCTTGTTTAGTTCAGATAGCATCAGTTAGAAGAAGTTTGTTTTCTAATACAGAAAGAGCAAAGTTTTTAAGGCATTTAGTTAATGGAGTAAAgcatatattacaaaatcCACAAGGTCTCAGTGATCCTGGAAATTATCACGAATTTTGTAGATTATTGTCTCGGTTGAAAAGTAATTTCCAACTTGGAGAATTAGTCTTGGTAGAAGGTTATCCAGAAGCAATACAATTAATCGCAAAGTTTACAGTTCAAAGCTTACAAATGTGGCAATTTGCACCAAATAGTTTACATTATCTTTTAACTCTTTGGCAAAGAATGGTGTCATCCATGCCCTATGTAAAAGCAGGAGATCCGCATTTATTGAACACATATACTCCTGAAATTGCAAATGCATATATTACATCAAGACTTGAATCTGTAGCAGTGGTAGTTAGAGAACGTTTGGAAGATCCACTTGATGATTTGGGTGTACTTCATCAACAATTGGAACAAGTTTCAGTGATAGGAAGATGCGAATATCAAAAAACATGTACTGTATTAGTTCAATTATTTGATCAGGCTGCTACAACTTATCAAGAATTAATGACACAAACTGCATCCCCAACCCAACAAATTGATATAACTATTCAAGAAGGGCAGTTAACATGGCTTGTTTATATTATAG GTGGCGTCATTGGTGGAAGAGTTACATTTAACAGTAATGAGGAATATGATGCAATGGATGGTGAACTTGTTTGTAGAGTTCTTCAATTAATGAACCTTACAGATTCTAGACTTGCACAAGGTGGTTGCGAAAAATTGGAGTTAGCAATGTTAAGTTTTTTTGAACAATTCCGTAAAATATACGTAGGCGATCAGGTACAGAAAAATTCCAAAGTATACAGAAGACTGTCGGATGTTTTAGGCCTCAATGATGAAGCCATGGTACTcagtatatttattcgtaaaat AAtaacaaatttgaaatattggGGAAGAAGTgaacaaattatttcaaaaactTTACAACTTTTAAATGATCTTTCTGTTGGATATAGTTGTGTTCGAAAACTCGTTAAATTAGAAGAAGTTCAATTTATGTTAAATAATCATACA AGAGAACACTTCCCATTTTTGGGAAATAATGTTGCTGTAACAGAAATGCGCTGCAGGTCGATGTTTTATACATCTTTGGGTAGATTATTAATGGTGGATTTAggtgaagatgaagaaagattTCATACATTTATGTTACCCCTCACAG CTGCATTGGAAAGTCTTGGCCAGCTAATGGGAGCTGCTGATACTCCCCTATTTGCAgcagaagaagcaaaaaaggCATTAATTGGTGTAGCAAGAGATCTCAGGGGTTTAGCATATGCATTCACAACTAAAACATCTTACATGATGCTTTTTGATTGGAT ATATCCGAATTATACACCCATCTTATTACATGCTGTGGAATTGTGGCATCACGAACCACAAGTAACTACACCCGTCCTGAAATTATTTGCTGAATTAGTATTAAATAGAAGTCAACGATTGCAATTTGATGCATCTTCTCCAAatggaattttattatttcgtgaaGCTAGCAAAGTGATATGTAGCTATGGCAATCATATATTGAATATTGAAGTTCCCAAGGATCAGATTTATCCTTTGAAGCTCAAGGGAATTAGTATATGTTTCAGTATGTTAAAAGCAGCCCTTTGTGGCAGTTATGTAAATTTTGGGGTCTTTAGGCTATATGGAGATGAAGCATTGGATAATGCATTAAATACATTTGTGAAATTGCTTCTCAGTATACCACAAAGTGATCTTTTG GATTATCCAAAACTATCGGCAACATATTATGTATTGCTTGAATATTTGGCACAGGACCATATGGTCTTCCTTTCAACATTGGAACCAAgagtttttttatatattctttcaagTATCAGTGAAGGCCTTACAGCACTAGGTGCGCAAAAAGACTCCTATACAG attgtttaaaattattaatattattcaagCTTCTAGTTTCAATAGTAGTTCTTCATAATTATGAAGTTCTTTTGCTGAGATCTATGTTATATGCTTTTTTGCATTATCGCTTGGAATGA
- the LOC127066426 gene encoding exportin-7 isoform X5, with the protein MDHIQEVRQLELLCKQLYESQDSAHRAEAEKALVAFQNAPDTLTKCQLLLDRGDSAYAQLLAATTLTKLVSRSAQGLSLQQRLDIRNYVLNYLATQPKLPNFVIQALVALFARISKLGWFDSDKEEYVFRNVVGDVAKFLQGSVEHCMIGVQLLSQLTCEMNQISEADANRSLTKHRKIASSFRDTQLFEIFRLSCTLLSTARENCKNLNFNDEAQHGLIRQLLKLAQNCLTFDFIGTSTDESTDDLSTVQIPTSWRPAFLDFTSLKLFFDLYHSLPSSLSSLALSCLVQIASVRRSLFSNTERAKFLRHLVNGVKHILQNPQGLSDPGNYHEFCRLLSRLKSNFQLGELVLVEGYPEAIQLIAKFTVQSLQMWQFAPNSLHYLLTLWQRMVSSMPYVKAGDPHLLNTYTPEIANAYITSRLESVAVVVRERLEDPLDDLGVLHQQLEQVSVIGRCEYQKTCTVLVQLFDQAATTYQELMTQTASPTQQIDITIQEGQLTWLVYIIGGVIGGRVTFNSNEEYDAMDGELVCRVLQLMNLTDSRLAQGGCEKLELAMLSFFEQFRKIYVGDQVQKNSKVYRRLSDVLGLNDEAMVLSIFIRKIITNLKYWGRSEQIISKTLQLLNDLSVGYSCVRKLVKLEEVQFMLNNHTREHFPFLGNNVAVTEMRCRSMFYTSLGRLLMVDLGEDEERFHTFMLPLTAALESLGQLMGAADTPLFAAEEAKKALIGVARDLRGLAYAFTTKTSYMMLFDWIYPNYTPILLHAVELWHHEPQVTTPVLKLFAELVLNRSQRLQFDASSPNGILLFREASKVICSYGNHILNIEVPKDQIYPLKLKGISICFSMLKAALCGSYVNFGVFRLYGDEALDNALNTFVKLLLSIPQSDLLDYPKLSATYYVLLEYLAQDHMVFLSTLEPRVFLYILSSISEGLTALDTMVCTGCCATLDHIVTYLFKQLYQKGRKNAVVPGGGELFLEVLKQHPEILQQILSTVLNVIMFEDCRNQWSMSRPLLGLILLNEEYFNQLRENIIRSQAVDKQAAMAQWFENLMDGIERNLLTKNRDRFTQNLSMFRRDINDALKGPNMSTNSVSDMMTS; encoded by the exons ATGGATCACATACAGGAAGTACGGCAGCTGGAATTGCTATGCAAGCAATTGTATGAGTCACAAGATTCTGCACATCGTGCTGAGGCTGAAAAAGCTCTTGTAGCATTTCAAAATGCACCAGATACGCTTACTAAGTGCCAGCTCCTTCTGGATCGTGGAGACTCAGCTTATGCTCAATTATTGGCTGCTACTACTTTAACAAAATTAGTCTCTCGGTCAGCACAAGGACTTAGTTTACAACAAAGGCTGGATATAc GGAATTATGTTCTTAATTACTTAGCAACACAACCAAAGCTTCCAAATTTTGTTATACAAGCTTTGGTTGCATTGTTTGCTAGGATATCAAAACTTGGCTGGTTTGATTCGGACAAAGAGGAATATGTTTTCAGAAATGTTGTTGGTGACGTAGCAAAATTTCTTCag GGATCAGTAGAGCACTGCATGATAGGTGTACAGTTGCTCTCACAATTAACATGTGAAATGAATCAAATATCAGAAGCTGATGCAAATAGGTCACTTACAAAGCATAGAAAAATTGCTAGTAGTTTCAGGGATACACagctttttgaaatatttaggCTGTCTTGTACTTTATTAAGTACAGCAcgagaaaattgtaaaaactTAAATTTTAATGACGAAGCACAG CATGGTCTGATTAGACAACTCCTAAAGCTTGCACAAAATTGTTTGACATTTGACTTCATTGGAACATCTACAGATGAAAGTACTGATGATTTAAGTACAGTACAGATACCAACAAGTTGGAGGCCTGCATTTTTGGATTTTACATCATTAAAGCTATTCTTTGATTTATACCACAGTCTGCCAAGCTCATTATCATCTTTAGCTTTGTCTTGTTTAGTTCAGATAGCATCAGTTAGAAGAAGTTTGTTTTCTAATACAGAAAGAGCAAAGTTTTTAAGGCATTTAGTTAATGGAGTAAAgcatatattacaaaatcCACAAGGTCTCAGTGATCCTGGAAATTATCACGAATTTTGTAGATTATTGTCTCGGTTGAAAAGTAATTTCCAACTTGGAGAATTAGTCTTGGTAGAAGGTTATCCAGAAGCAATACAATTAATCGCAAAGTTTACAGTTCAAAGCTTACAAATGTGGCAATTTGCACCAAATAGTTTACATTATCTTTTAACTCTTTGGCAAAGAATGGTGTCATCCATGCCCTATGTAAAAGCAGGAGATCCGCATTTATTGAACACATATACTCCTGAAATTGCAAATGCATATATTACATCAAGACTTGAATCTGTAGCAGTGGTAGTTAGAGAACGTTTGGAAGATCCACTTGATGATTTGGGTGTACTTCATCAACAATTGGAACAAGTTTCAGTGATAGGAAGATGCGAATATCAAAAAACATGTACTGTATTAGTTCAATTATTTGATCAGGCTGCTACAACTTATCAAGAATTAATGACACAAACTGCATCCCCAACCCAACAAATTGATATAACTATTCAAGAAGGGCAGTTAACATGGCTTGTTTATATTATAG GTGGCGTCATTGGTGGAAGAGTTACATTTAACAGTAATGAGGAATATGATGCAATGGATGGTGAACTTGTTTGTAGAGTTCTTCAATTAATGAACCTTACAGATTCTAGACTTGCACAAGGTGGTTGCGAAAAATTGGAGTTAGCAATGTTAAGTTTTTTTGAACAATTCCGTAAAATATACGTAGGCGATCAGGTACAGAAAAATTCCAAAGTATACAGAAGACTGTCGGATGTTTTAGGCCTCAATGATGAAGCCATGGTACTcagtatatttattcgtaaaat AAtaacaaatttgaaatattggGGAAGAAGTgaacaaattatttcaaaaactTTACAACTTTTAAATGATCTTTCTGTTGGATATAGTTGTGTTCGAAAACTCGTTAAATTAGAAGAAGTTCAATTTATGTTAAATAATCATACA AGAGAACACTTCCCATTTTTGGGAAATAATGTTGCTGTAACAGAAATGCGCTGCAGGTCGATGTTTTATACATCTTTGGGTAGATTATTAATGGTGGATTTAggtgaagatgaagaaagattTCATACATTTATGTTACCCCTCACAG CTGCATTGGAAAGTCTTGGCCAGCTAATGGGAGCTGCTGATACTCCCCTATTTGCAgcagaagaagcaaaaaaggCATTAATTGGTGTAGCAAGAGATCTCAGGGGTTTAGCATATGCATTCACAACTAAAACATCTTACATGATGCTTTTTGATTGGAT ATATCCGAATTATACACCCATCTTATTACATGCTGTGGAATTGTGGCATCACGAACCACAAGTAACTACACCCGTCCTGAAATTATTTGCTGAATTAGTATTAAATAGAAGTCAACGATTGCAATTTGATGCATCTTCTCCAAatggaattttattatttcgtgaaGCTAGCAAAGTGATATGTAGCTATGGCAATCATATATTGAATATTGAAGTTCCCAAGGATCAGATTTATCCTTTGAAGCTCAAGGGAATTAGTATATGTTTCAGTATGTTAAAAGCAGCCCTTTGTGGCAGTTATGTAAATTTTGGGGTCTTTAGGCTATATGGAGATGAAGCATTGGATAATGCATTAAATACATTTGTGAAATTGCTTCTCAGTATACCACAAAGTGATCTTTTG GATTATCCAAAACTATCGGCAACATATTATGTATTGCTTGAATATTTGGCACAGGACCATATGGTCTTCCTTTCAACATTGGAACCAAgagtttttttatatattctttcaagTATCAGTGAAGGCCTTACAGCACTAG ATACTATGGTATGTACTGGTTGTTGTGCAACCCTTGATCATATAGTGACATATTTATTCAAACAACTATATCAAAAAG gaagaaaaaatgctGTAGTTCCTGGTGGTggagaattatttttagaagTTTTGAAACAACATCCTGAAATACTTCAACAAATATTAAGTACTGTATTAAATGTGATAATGTTTGAAGATTGTAGAAATCAATGGAGCATGTCTCGTCCTCTATTAGGCCTGATACTTTTAAATGAAGAG tattttaatcagttacgagaaaatattattagaagcCAAGCAGTTGATAAACAAGCTGCAATGGCACAATGGTTTGAAAATTTGATGGATGgtattgaaagaaatttacttACAAAGAATAGAGATAG gttTACACAAAATTTATCAATGTTTAGAAGAGATATAAATGATGCTTTAAAAGGACCTAATATGTCTACAAATTCTGTCAGTGATATGATGACATCGTAG
- the LOC127066426 gene encoding exportin-7 isoform X3: MDHIQEVRQLELLCKQLYESQDSAHRAEAEKALVAFQNAPDTLTKCQLLLDRGDSAYAQLLAATTLTKLVSRSAQGLSLQQRLDIRNYVLNYLATQPKLPNFVIQALVALFARISKLGWFDSDKEEYVFRNVVGDVAKFLQGSVEHCMIGVQLLSQLTCEMNQISEADANRSLTKHRKIASSFRDTQLFEIFRLSCTLLSTARENCKNLNFNDEAQHGLIRQLLKLAQNCLTFDFIGTSTDESTDDLSTVQIPTSWRPAFLDFTSLKLFFDLYHSLPSSLSSLALSCLVQIASVRRSLFSNTERAKFLRHLVNGVKHILQNPQGLSDPGNYHEFCRLLSRLKSNFQLGELVLVEGYPEAIQLIAKFTVQSLQMWQFAPNSLHYLLTLWQRMVSSMPYVKAGDPHLLNTYTPEIANAYITSRLESVAVVVRERLEDPLDDLGVLHQQLEQVSVIGRCEYQKTCTVLVQLFDQAATTYQELMTQTASPTQQIDITIQEGQLTWLVYIIGGVIGGRVTFNSNEEYDAMDGELVCRVLQLMNLTDSRLAQGGCEKLELAMLSFFEQFRKIYVGDQVQKNSKVYRRLSDVLGLNDEAMVLSIFIRKIITNLKYWGRSEQIISKTLQLLNDLSVGYSCVRKLVKLEEVQFMLNNHTREHFPFLGNNVAVTEMRCRSMFYTSLGRLLMVDLGEDEERFHTFMLPLTAALESLGQLMGAADTPLFAAEEAKKALIGVARDLRGLAYAFTTKTSYMMLFDWIYPNYTPILLHAVELWHHEPQVTTPVLKLFAELVLNRSQRLQFDASSPNGILLFREASKVICSYGNHILNIEVPKDQIYPLKLKGISICFSMLKAALCGSYVNFGVFRLYGDEALDNALNTFVKLLLSIPQSDLLDYPKLSATYYVLLEYLAQDHMVFLSTLEPRVFLYILSSISEGLTALGAQKDSYTDTMVCTGCCATLDHIVTYLFKQLYQKGRKNAVVPGGGELFLEVLKQHPEILQQILSTVLNVIMFEDCRNQWSMSRPLLGLILLNEEYFNQLRENIIRSQAVDKQAAMAQWFENLMDGIERNLLTKNRDRFTQNLSMFRRDINDALKGPNMSTNSVSDMMTS; the protein is encoded by the exons ATGGATCACATACAGGAAGTACGGCAGCTGGAATTGCTATGCAAGCAATTGTATGAGTCACAAGATTCTGCACATCGTGCTGAGGCTGAAAAAGCTCTTGTAGCATTTCAAAATGCACCAGATACGCTTACTAAGTGCCAGCTCCTTCTGGATCGTGGAGACTCAGCTTATGCTCAATTATTGGCTGCTACTACTTTAACAAAATTAGTCTCTCGGTCAGCACAAGGACTTAGTTTACAACAAAGGCTGGATATAc GGAATTATGTTCTTAATTACTTAGCAACACAACCAAAGCTTCCAAATTTTGTTATACAAGCTTTGGTTGCATTGTTTGCTAGGATATCAAAACTTGGCTGGTTTGATTCGGACAAAGAGGAATATGTTTTCAGAAATGTTGTTGGTGACGTAGCAAAATTTCTTCag GGATCAGTAGAGCACTGCATGATAGGTGTACAGTTGCTCTCACAATTAACATGTGAAATGAATCAAATATCAGAAGCTGATGCAAATAGGTCACTTACAAAGCATAGAAAAATTGCTAGTAGTTTCAGGGATACACagctttttgaaatatttaggCTGTCTTGTACTTTATTAAGTACAGCAcgagaaaattgtaaaaactTAAATTTTAATGACGAAGCACAG CATGGTCTGATTAGACAACTCCTAAAGCTTGCACAAAATTGTTTGACATTTGACTTCATTGGAACATCTACAGATGAAAGTACTGATGATTTAAGTACAGTACAGATACCAACAAGTTGGAGGCCTGCATTTTTGGATTTTACATCATTAAAGCTATTCTTTGATTTATACCACAGTCTGCCAAGCTCATTATCATCTTTAGCTTTGTCTTGTTTAGTTCAGATAGCATCAGTTAGAAGAAGTTTGTTTTCTAATACAGAAAGAGCAAAGTTTTTAAGGCATTTAGTTAATGGAGTAAAgcatatattacaaaatcCACAAGGTCTCAGTGATCCTGGAAATTATCACGAATTTTGTAGATTATTGTCTCGGTTGAAAAGTAATTTCCAACTTGGAGAATTAGTCTTGGTAGAAGGTTATCCAGAAGCAATACAATTAATCGCAAAGTTTACAGTTCAAAGCTTACAAATGTGGCAATTTGCACCAAATAGTTTACATTATCTTTTAACTCTTTGGCAAAGAATGGTGTCATCCATGCCCTATGTAAAAGCAGGAGATCCGCATTTATTGAACACATATACTCCTGAAATTGCAAATGCATATATTACATCAAGACTTGAATCTGTAGCAGTGGTAGTTAGAGAACGTTTGGAAGATCCACTTGATGATTTGGGTGTACTTCATCAACAATTGGAACAAGTTTCAGTGATAGGAAGATGCGAATATCAAAAAACATGTACTGTATTAGTTCAATTATTTGATCAGGCTGCTACAACTTATCAAGAATTAATGACACAAACTGCATCCCCAACCCAACAAATTGATATAACTATTCAAGAAGGGCAGTTAACATGGCTTGTTTATATTATAG GTGGCGTCATTGGTGGAAGAGTTACATTTAACAGTAATGAGGAATATGATGCAATGGATGGTGAACTTGTTTGTAGAGTTCTTCAATTAATGAACCTTACAGATTCTAGACTTGCACAAGGTGGTTGCGAAAAATTGGAGTTAGCAATGTTAAGTTTTTTTGAACAATTCCGTAAAATATACGTAGGCGATCAGGTACAGAAAAATTCCAAAGTATACAGAAGACTGTCGGATGTTTTAGGCCTCAATGATGAAGCCATGGTACTcagtatatttattcgtaaaat AAtaacaaatttgaaatattggGGAAGAAGTgaacaaattatttcaaaaactTTACAACTTTTAAATGATCTTTCTGTTGGATATAGTTGTGTTCGAAAACTCGTTAAATTAGAAGAAGTTCAATTTATGTTAAATAATCATACA AGAGAACACTTCCCATTTTTGGGAAATAATGTTGCTGTAACAGAAATGCGCTGCAGGTCGATGTTTTATACATCTTTGGGTAGATTATTAATGGTGGATTTAggtgaagatgaagaaagattTCATACATTTATGTTACCCCTCACAG CTGCATTGGAAAGTCTTGGCCAGCTAATGGGAGCTGCTGATACTCCCCTATTTGCAgcagaagaagcaaaaaaggCATTAATTGGTGTAGCAAGAGATCTCAGGGGTTTAGCATATGCATTCACAACTAAAACATCTTACATGATGCTTTTTGATTGGAT ATATCCGAATTATACACCCATCTTATTACATGCTGTGGAATTGTGGCATCACGAACCACAAGTAACTACACCCGTCCTGAAATTATTTGCTGAATTAGTATTAAATAGAAGTCAACGATTGCAATTTGATGCATCTTCTCCAAatggaattttattatttcgtgaaGCTAGCAAAGTGATATGTAGCTATGGCAATCATATATTGAATATTGAAGTTCCCAAGGATCAGATTTATCCTTTGAAGCTCAAGGGAATTAGTATATGTTTCAGTATGTTAAAAGCAGCCCTTTGTGGCAGTTATGTAAATTTTGGGGTCTTTAGGCTATATGGAGATGAAGCATTGGATAATGCATTAAATACATTTGTGAAATTGCTTCTCAGTATACCACAAAGTGATCTTTTG GATTATCCAAAACTATCGGCAACATATTATGTATTGCTTGAATATTTGGCACAGGACCATATGGTCTTCCTTTCAACATTGGAACCAAgagtttttttatatattctttcaagTATCAGTGAAGGCCTTACAGCACTAGGTGCGCAAAAAGACTCCTATACAG ATACTATGGTATGTACTGGTTGTTGTGCAACCCTTGATCATATAGTGACATATTTATTCAAACAACTATATCAAAAAG gaagaaaaaatgctGTAGTTCCTGGTGGTggagaattatttttagaagTTTTGAAACAACATCCTGAAATACTTCAACAAATATTAAGTACTGTATTAAATGTGATAATGTTTGAAGATTGTAGAAATCAATGGAGCATGTCTCGTCCTCTATTAGGCCTGATACTTTTAAATGAAGAG tattttaatcagttacgagaaaatattattagaagcCAAGCAGTTGATAAACAAGCTGCAATGGCACAATGGTTTGAAAATTTGATGGATGgtattgaaagaaatttacttACAAAGAATAGAGATAG gttTACACAAAATTTATCAATGTTTAGAAGAGATATAAATGATGCTTTAAAAGGACCTAATATGTCTACAAATTCTGTCAGTGATATGATGACATCGTAG